CTGCGTGTCCGCGACGACGTAGCTGTCGCTGTCATCCTCGGGAAAGAGCTGGGACTTCGTGTGCGCGAGCACGGTCGGCTCGGTCAGCGACGCCGCGGCAGCCATAGGCCCGGGTTCGGCGGGCCGGCCAAAGAGCGTTCCGCCGATCGCGGACCGGCGAGCGAACGGGACCTGCCTCTGAGGGCGCAGCTGCTCGACGATTGGTGGCCCTAGAAGGCTCACTATCAGCCATTGCGACCAGAACCACTTAAAGGAACTACTCGGCGATGCCCCAGACGTCGTCGTCCCAGCTCCGGCCGCGGACGTCGTAGACCGGCTCGTCGCGGTCGAGGTCGTCGATGCGCCGGCGATCCTCGGGATCGAGTTCCCAGCCGAACAACTCGAAGTTCTGCCGGATGTGGCCCTCGGAGGTCGACCGCGGCAGGACGACCACGTCGTGATCGAGCGCCCACCGGAGGACGACCTGTGCGGGCGTGCGGTCGTGCTTGTCCGCGATCTCCTCGATGGCGGGGTCGTCGAGCACCTCTGTGCGAGCCAGCGGCGCGGCGGCCTCGACGACGACGTCGTTGGCCTGACAGTACTCGACCAGTTCGGGCCGCTGGAGGTAGGGGTGGAACTCGATCTGGTTGACCGCGATCGGGACGTCCGAAATATGCAGCGCCGCGGAGAGCTGATACCGGCTGAAGTTCGAGACGCCGACGTTGCGGACGAGCCCGCGGTCGTGTAGCGTCGCCATCGCGTTCAGCGTCTCCCGCAGCGAGATCGCGGGGTTCGGCCAGTGGATCAGATACAGGTCGAGATACTCCGTGCCGAGGCGATCGAGCGTCGACTCGCAGGCGTCGATCACCGACTCGTAGTCGAGGTTCTTCGCCAGTACCTTCGAGGTGACGAAGAGGTCCTCGCGATCGTGGTCGGCAAGCACGTCGCCGATCTCGTCCTCGTTGTGATAGCCTTCGGCGGTGTCGATATGGGTGTAGCCGGTTTCGAGCGCCGCCGAGACGGCCGTTCTGGCGGTTTCGCCGTCGAGACGATACGTTCCCTTGCCGACGACGGGCAGCTCACCGTCCGGAAGCGTGACT
This window of the Halapricum desulfuricans genome carries:
- a CDS encoding aldo/keto reductase; protein product: MSVPTVTLPDGELPVVGKGTYRLDGETARTAVSAALETGYTHIDTAEGYHNEDEIGDVLADHDREDLFVTSKVLAKNLDYESVIDACESTLDRLGTEYLDLYLIHWPNPAISLRETLNAMATLHDRGLVRNVGVSNFSRYQLSAALHISDVPIAVNQIEFHPYLQRPELVEYCQANDVVVEAAAPLARTEVLDDPAIEEIADKHDRTPAQVVLRWALDHDVVVLPRSTSEGHIRQNFELFGWELDPEDRRRIDDLDRDEPVYDVRGRSWDDDVWGIAE